Proteins co-encoded in one Desulfitibacter alkalitolerans DSM 16504 genomic window:
- a CDS encoding TolB family protein, protein MGDINKGYKGKDKVIDIQHHKEILERDPEMTSLLLRMRKVRERVPVNYDLKEELRQKFLKHGPPVKDTSTQGFISPMKSKFQEEVAKKEKRVQLFQWMLFLIPFVIVIAAILYSSAVDESSMVDQPFQREEREIFSDSLGSKNFSVTIGSKGKLYFIFRGSVWEMKYNGQDRKEVLAPEIGMVFREAALSPDEKQLLLIAESSGKTSLFLVHLENFNKELLLRSQAGGTLGQPVWSPDGGQLVFTVGKKNGEDFKYGIYRLNITEGDKGPEFVTQGSHAAWSPDGKQLAVQRYNDNNEAEIWVVEIEGESETLWGLGGQPRWSSKNQLAFVNDRRWEKILSYDSEGNPLLISEQRVQEIWVADLEGRFKINLTQLPGPGPEDESKLLREWEAMGLKDTVIWELRSTTKDNNPQWSPDGTFLIVERNQSNHNALVWVRAGGIE, encoded by the coding sequence ATGGGTGATATTAACAAGGGATACAAGGGCAAGGATAAGGTTATTGATATCCAGCATCATAAAGAAATTTTAGAAAGAGACCCAGAGATGACAAGCCTGCTTCTTAGAATGAGAAAGGTAAGGGAAAGGGTCCCTGTCAATTATGATTTAAAGGAAGAATTAAGGCAAAAATTTTTAAAACATGGACCACCTGTAAAGGACACCAGTACACAAGGGTTTATTTCTCCCATGAAAAGTAAATTCCAGGAGGAAGTGGCCAAAAAAGAAAAACGAGTGCAGCTGTTTCAGTGGATGCTGTTTTTAATTCCCTTTGTGATTGTCATTGCAGCCATTCTCTACTCCTCTGCAGTGGATGAATCATCCATGGTTGACCAACCCTTTCAAAGAGAAGAGCGGGAAATATTCTCTGACAGCTTGGGAAGTAAAAACTTTAGTGTCACCATAGGTTCAAAAGGCAAGCTTTATTTTATATTTAGAGGAAGCGTATGGGAGATGAAGTATAATGGTCAGGACAGAAAGGAGGTTCTGGCACCAGAAATAGGAATGGTTTTTAGGGAGGCTGCCTTGTCACCAGATGAAAAACAGCTTTTATTGATTGCAGAGTCTAGCGGTAAAACCAGTTTATTCCTAGTGCATTTAGAAAATTTTAACAAGGAGTTACTTTTACGCTCGCAAGCAGGCGGAACCCTTGGCCAGCCAGTTTGGTCTCCAGATGGAGGACAGTTAGTTTTTACTGTTGGCAAAAAGAATGGAGAAGACTTCAAGTACGGAATATATAGATTGAACATTACTGAAGGGGATAAAGGCCCAGAGTTTGTTACCCAGGGCTCACATGCAGCCTGGTCTCCAGATGGAAAGCAGCTGGCAGTCCAGAGGTATAATGATAATAATGAAGCAGAAATATGGGTAGTTGAAATAGAAGGAGAAAGTGAAACCTTGTGGGGATTAGGGGGTCAGCCCAGGTGGTCAAGTAAAAATCAATTAGCTTTTGTAAATGATAGACGCTGGGAAAAAATCCTTAGTTATGACTCGGAGGGAAACCCGTTACTCATATCAGAACAGAGGGTTCAGGAAATATGGGTGGCAGATCTGGAAGGTAGGTTTAAGATAAACCTTACCCAGCTGCCTGGACCTGGTCCGGAGGATGAAAGCAAACTGCTAAGAGAATGGGAAGCAATGGGGCTTAAGGATACTGTCATATGGGAATTGAGAAGCACAACCAAGGACAATAACCCACAATGGTCGCCAGATGGTACCTTCTTGATAGTAGAAAGAAACCAGAGCAATCACAATGCTTTAGTATGGGTTAGAGCAGGGGGGATAGAGTAA
- a CDS encoding RNA polymerase sigma factor — protein sequence MDKAQDIAHNATENNSKSFVEVYDIYFDKVNRYLRYRVRNTWDADDLTAQVFTKAFENFHQCRNPEKAGAWIFRIAHTTYVDYLRKRRDHLPLDEHALLADKREQPEETALADEEIIELKRCMEQLSQEQRDVLLLRYFGDLKYQHIAQVLGKKDSTVKTMGYRALQRLRTLWHKQGEVD from the coding sequence ATGGATAAGGCACAAGACATTGCCCATAATGCCACTGAAAACAACAGCAAGTCATTTGTAGAGGTTTACGATATATACTTTGATAAGGTTAACAGATATCTCCGCTATCGTGTTCGTAATACCTGGGATGCAGATGATTTAACTGCCCAGGTTTTTACAAAGGCCTTTGAAAACTTTCATCAGTGTCGAAATCCTGAGAAGGCAGGAGCCTGGATATTCAGGATAGCCCATACTACATACGTTGATTACCTTCGCAAGAGGAGGGACCATTTACCCCTGGATGAACATGCTTTATTAGCAGATAAAAGGGAGCAACCAGAGGAAACTGCCCTTGCTGATGAGGAAATCATTGAATTAAAGAGATGCATGGAGCAGCTGTCCCAGGAGCAGCGCGATGTACTGCTGCTCAGGTATTTTGGTGACTTGAAATATCAGCATATTGCACAGGTATTAGGTAAAAAGGATTCTACAGTAAAAACAATGGGCTACAGAGCCCTGCAAAGACTAAGAACCCTCTGGCATAAACAAGGGGAGGTGGATTAA
- a CDS encoding thiamine phosphate synthase: MKARKLFLISNRRLVKTGTFYDVIQGAVEGGIDGIILREKDLPYKSLMPMALKIREIVKDRNISLIVHSNWQAAADSGADGLHLGFSDFMKKQHAFKGEIGVSIHSVEEAVLAQENGASYLLAGHIFKTDCKKGLEPGGPGLLRKIRPLVNIPLIALGGICPLNAREALDAGAHGVAVMSYIMASGNPYKAALDLREAIK, encoded by the coding sequence ATGAAAGCCAGGAAATTATTTTTAATCAGCAACAGGAGATTGGTTAAAACAGGCACATTCTATGATGTAATTCAAGGGGCTGTGGAAGGGGGTATTGATGGAATAATACTAAGGGAAAAAGACCTTCCATATAAATCTCTAATGCCCATGGCCCTCAAAATCAGGGAAATTGTTAAAGACAGGAATATCAGCCTTATTGTCCACAGCAATTGGCAGGCTGCAGCAGATAGTGGAGCAGATGGCCTGCATCTTGGGTTCTCAGATTTTATGAAAAAACAGCATGCCTTTAAAGGTGAAATAGGCGTATCTATTCATAGTGTTGAGGAAGCTGTCCTGGCCCAGGAAAATGGGGCTAGTTATCTTCTTGCAGGGCATATTTTCAAAACAGACTGCAAGAAAGGCCTGGAGCCAGGGGGCCCTGGTCTGCTCAGGAAAATAAGGCCATTAGTTAACATTCCCTTGATAGCCCTGGGAGGAATCTGTCCCCTTAATGCAAGGGAAGCACTTGATGCAGGTGCCCATGGCGTTGCAGTAATGTCATATATCATGGCATCAGGAAACCCTTATAAAGCTGCCTTGGACCTAAGGGAAGCTATAAAATAG
- the thiH gene encoding 2-iminoacetate synthase ThiH gives MSFYNEYSKIKDFSFDNFFQKIQGNDIRRILDKDKLEPWDFLALLSPKAQVYLEQMAQRAHMLSLQNFGKTILLYTPIYISNHCVNKCVYCSFNAANNIARKKLTMQEIEAEAREISKTGLKHVLVLTGESRTQTPVSYIKDAVKVLKEYFEAVSIEIYPLTEEEYKEVINAGVHGLVVYQEVYDEAIYDKLHPGGPKRDYHFRLDAPERACRAKMRSVNIGALLGLNHWRREAFYTGLHADYLQNKYLDVEISISLPRIRPYIGGYTDVYPVGDREFVQIMLGLKIFLPHVGISISTRERQGFRDQLIPLGVTKMSAGVSTEVGGHKGETTGEGQFEISDVRSVAEIRQAIQAKGFQPIFKDWMDI, from the coding sequence ATGAGTTTCTATAATGAGTATTCTAAGATAAAAGATTTTTCCTTTGACAATTTTTTTCAAAAAATACAAGGCAATGATATAAGGAGGATACTGGACAAGGATAAGCTTGAACCATGGGATTTTTTAGCCCTTCTTTCTCCTAAGGCCCAGGTCTATCTAGAACAGATGGCCCAAAGGGCCCATATGCTTTCCCTGCAGAATTTTGGTAAAACAATTTTGCTTTATACACCTATCTATATTTCCAACCACTGTGTAAATAAATGTGTGTACTGTAGCTTCAACGCAGCCAATAACATTGCACGAAAAAAACTAACCATGCAGGAAATAGAAGCAGAAGCCAGGGAAATTTCTAAAACCGGCTTGAAGCATGTCCTGGTTCTTACCGGGGAATCCAGGACACAGACACCAGTAAGCTATATTAAAGATGCCGTAAAGGTTTTAAAAGAATACTTTGAGGCTGTTTCCATAGAGATTTATCCCTTAACTGAAGAAGAATATAAAGAAGTAATAAATGCAGGTGTTCATGGACTTGTAGTTTATCAAGAGGTCTATGATGAAGCAATTTATGATAAACTTCATCCTGGTGGACCTAAAAGGGATTACCACTTTAGACTTGATGCTCCTGAAAGAGCGTGCAGGGCAAAAATGAGAAGTGTCAATATTGGTGCCCTTCTGGGTCTTAATCATTGGAGAAGGGAGGCTTTTTATACAGGGCTCCACGCAGATTACCTGCAGAATAAATATCTTGATGTAGAAATAAGCATTTCTCTACCTCGAATAAGACCATACATTGGTGGGTACACAGATGTATACCCAGTTGGCGATAGAGAGTTTGTACAGATTATGCTTGGGTTAAAAATATTTCTTCCCCATGTAGGTATTTCCATTTCAACAAGGGAAAGACAGGGTTTTAGGGACCAGCTCATCCCCCTGGGGGTTACAAAAATGTCAGCAGGAGTGTCAACTGAGGTAGGAGGCCACAAGGGTGAGACCACAGGTGAGGGTCAGTTTGAAATATCCGATGTAAGAAGTGTTGCAGAGATTAGACAGGCAATCCAGGCCAAGGGTTTTCAACCCATATTTAAGGACTGGATGGATATATAA
- a CDS encoding thiazole synthase, with product MDRLTIGGVALESRLFIGTGKYASNSIMPKVINRCGTQVITMALRRVNLDDKEDNILEYIPKGCILLPNTSGARNAEEAVRIARLARAMGCGNWVKIEVISDNKYLMPDNFETIKATEMLAKEGFVVLPYMSPDLMSARRMVEAGAAAVMPLGSPIGTNRGIRTGELIQIMINEIDVPIIVDAGLGKPSDAAQAMEMGAEAVLVNTAIATSKDPIAMAEAFALAVKAGRLAYNAKLGPQGQLANPSSPLTGFLDEVDAS from the coding sequence ATGGATAGGTTAACAATAGGTGGAGTTGCTCTGGAAAGCAGGCTTTTTATTGGAACTGGAAAATATGCTAGTAACAGCATAATGCCCAAGGTCATTAATAGATGCGGCACACAGGTAATAACAATGGCATTAAGGCGGGTAAATCTAGATGATAAAGAAGATAACATACTAGAATATATACCAAAAGGCTGCATCTTATTGCCCAATACCTCAGGAGCTAGAAATGCTGAAGAGGCCGTAAGAATAGCCAGGCTTGCCAGGGCTATGGGCTGCGGCAATTGGGTGAAAATTGAAGTAATATCTGACAATAAATATCTGATGCCTGACAATTTCGAGACTATTAAGGCCACGGAGATGCTAGCAAAGGAAGGCTTTGTAGTTTTGCCTTACATGAGCCCTGACCTTATGTCTGCCAGGAGAATGGTTGAGGCTGGTGCAGCAGCAGTTATGCCCCTGGGTTCGCCAATTGGAACAAACAGGGGCATCAGAACAGGGGAATTGATCCAAATAATGATTAATGAAATTGACGTGCCCATTATTGTTGATGCCGGCCTTGGTAAGCCATCAGATGCGGCACAAGCCATGGAAATGGGGGCAGAGGCTGTCCTGGTCAATACAGCCATAGCTACCTCAAAGGATCCCATAGCCATGGCAGAAGCCTTTGCTCTAGCGGTTAAGGCCGGAAGATTGGCCTATAATGCTAAATTAGGTCCCCAGGGTCAGCTTGCAAATCCATCTTCACCCCTTACAGGTTTTTTAGATGAGGTTGATGCTTCATGA
- the thiF gene encoding sulfur carrier protein ThiS adenylyltransferase ThiF: protein MKIFVNDRITSIKPELSAFTIRDMFKSDADIVVLNGFIIKEDRKLKENDRLVFIKRGEIPSQGEMEALLMARHTPGVFAKVKKAAVGIAGLGGLGSNTAISLARLGIGKLVLVDYDVVEPSNLNRQQYFISHIGLLKTEALRELIQQVNPFVELETKNTYLNADNVQECFSNADIIVEAFDDPKCKAELVNAALKLFPKKYVVASSGMAGYFSSNTIITKKISDYFYLIGDGVSEAKPGCGLMAPRVAIAANHQANTVLRLILGEKDV from the coding sequence ATGAAGATTTTTGTTAATGACAGGATTACCAGCATAAAACCCGAGCTTTCAGCCTTTACAATAAGGGATATGTTTAAATCAGATGCAGATATTGTTGTATTAAATGGTTTTATCATAAAAGAAGATAGGAAGCTTAAGGAAAATGACCGTTTAGTCTTTATTAAAAGGGGCGAAATTCCCAGTCAAGGGGAAATGGAAGCACTATTGATGGCAAGACATACTCCAGGCGTGTTTGCAAAGGTGAAAAAGGCTGCTGTGGGAATAGCTGGTCTTGGGGGCCTGGGATCTAATACAGCCATATCCCTTGCAAGGTTAGGTATAGGTAAGCTTGTACTGGTAGATTATGATGTAGTTGAACCAAGCAATCTTAACAGGCAGCAATATTTTATCAGCCACATAGGATTGTTAAAAACAGAAGCATTAAGGGAGCTGATACAGCAAGTTAACCCCTTTGTAGAGTTAGAGACTAAAAATACTTATCTTAATGCAGATAATGTTCAAGAATGCTTTTCCAATGCAGACATTATTGTTGAAGCCTTTGATGATCCGAAATGTAAGGCTGAACTGGTGAATGCGGCTTTAAAGCTGTTTCCAAAGAAATATGTAGTAGCATCATCAGGAATGGCAGGATATTTTTCAAGCAATACCATAATCACAAAAAAAATAAGTGACTATTTTTACCTTATTGGTGATGGAGTGTCAGAGGCCAAACCAGGCTGTGGACTAATGGCACCCAGGGTAGCAATAGCTGCCAATCACCAGGCCAATACAGTTTTACGGCTGATCCTGGGAGAAAAGGATGTATGA
- the thiS gene encoding sulfur carrier protein ThiS, translating to MLVNGKALDIPSGTTILQLLERLGICHEKVVVEVNLQIIAKEDYQEMLLHEGDKVEIVSFVGGG from the coding sequence ATGCTGGTCAATGGAAAAGCACTGGATATACCATCAGGAACTACAATACTGCAGCTTTTGGAAAGGCTGGGCATCTGTCACGAAAAGGTAGTTGTGGAAGTAAACCTGCAGATTATTGCAAAGGAAGACTATCAAGAAATGCTTCTTCATGAAGGGGATAAGGTTGAAATTGTCAGCTTTGTAGGGGGAGGCTAA
- a CDS encoding aldo/keto reductase, producing the protein MPWFGLGVYKAKEGEEVKSAVKTALDVGYRSIDTAAFYENEKGVGQAIREYGIPREEVFITTKVWNSDQGYESTLQAFEKSRKELAVDYIDLYLIHWPGKDKYNDTWKALEKLYREGHVRAIGVSNFQIHHLEDLISKNELVPMVNQIEYHPRLTQKELHEYCSDHNIMLEAWSPLMRGQILDNEVIVSLAKKYNKTPAQIILRWDLQKGVITIPKSVSEHRIRENAHIYDFAIAMEDMAKIDSLNKNERVGPDPDSLVF; encoded by the coding sequence ATGCCCTGGTTTGGACTGGGGGTATACAAAGCTAAAGAAGGTGAAGAGGTCAAGTCGGCTGTGAAAACTGCCCTGGATGTAGGGTATAGAAGTATAGATACTGCTGCCTTTTATGAAAACGAAAAGGGAGTAGGCCAGGCTATCAGGGAATATGGTATCCCAAGGGAGGAGGTTTTCATTACCACAAAGGTTTGGAATAGTGACCAGGGTTATGAAAGTACATTGCAGGCTTTTGAAAAAAGCAGAAAAGAATTGGCTGTGGATTATATAGACCTGTATCTAATTCATTGGCCGGGAAAAGACAAGTATAATGACACATGGAAAGCTCTTGAAAAGCTTTACAGGGAAGGTCATGTTCGTGCCATAGGAGTAAGCAACTTTCAAATCCATCACCTAGAGGATTTAATTTCAAAAAATGAGCTAGTTCCCATGGTCAATCAGATTGAGTATCACCCAAGACTTACTCAAAAAGAGCTGCACGAGTACTGCTCAGATCACAATATAATGCTGGAGGCCTGGAGTCCCTTGATGAGGGGACAAATCCTTGATAATGAGGTTATTGTAAGTTTAGCTAAAAAATACAATAAAACTCCTGCACAAATAATTTTAAGATGGGATTTGCAAAAGGGAGTTATAACTATACCGAAATCTGTTTCGGAGCATCGCATTAGAGAAAATGCCCATATATATGATTTTGCAATTGCAATGGAAGATATGGCTAAGATAGATTCTTTAAATAAAAATGAAAGGGTAGGTCCTGACCCGGATAGTCTGGTTTTCTAG
- the ybaK gene encoding Cys-tRNA(Pro) deacylase, whose amino-acid sequence MAPSKTNAMRILDSRKIAYKVYSYENNDGKIDGISVAEKIGKDPKVVYKTLVAQGSSSNLYVFIIPVQEELDLKKAAKASGEKKIEMIPSRDIQKFTGYIRGGCSPIGMKKLYKTFIDMRAEASKEIIVSGGKIGVQIAMNVDDLIKVVEGKVQDIIK is encoded by the coding sequence ATGGCACCTTCAAAAACAAATGCTATGCGTATCCTTGACAGCAGAAAAATTGCTTATAAGGTATATTCTTATGAGAATAATGATGGAAAAATTGATGGTATTTCTGTTGCAGAGAAAATAGGAAAGGATCCAAAGGTTGTGTATAAAACCCTGGTAGCCCAGGGCAGCAGTAGTAATTTATATGTCTTTATTATTCCTGTTCAGGAGGAACTGGACTTAAAAAAGGCAGCTAAAGCGTCAGGCGAAAAGAAAATTGAAATGATACCTTCCAGGGATATTCAAAAATTTACCGGCTACATCAGGGGAGGGTGCTCGCCAATAGGGATGAAAAAGCTTTACAAAACCTTTATAGATATGAGGGCAGAGGCATCCAAGGAGATCATTGTAAGTGGCGGGAAAATAGGAGTGCAAATAGCCATGAATGTTGATGACCTCATAAAGGTAGTTGAAGGTAAAGTGCAGGATATTATAAAATAA